The genomic region AGAGTTGCTTTTGAAACAGCACAAAAACGAGGTGGCAAACTTTGTTCGGTGGACAAGGCTAATGTCTTAGAAGTATCTCAGTTGTGGCGAGAGGGGATGAATAAACTGGCTCCCGAATACCCCCAGGTAGAATTATCTCATTTATATGTAGATAATGCTGCCATGCAGTTAGTTCGGTCCCCTAAGCAGTTTGATACTATTGTCACTGGCAACCTTTTTGGTGATATTCTTTCTGATGCAGCAGCTATGCTAACCGGTAGTATAGGCATGTTGCCATCAGCTAGCTTAGGATCTTCCGGTCCAGGTGTGTATGAACCCGTCCATGGTTCTGCTCCTGATATTGCAGGACAAGACAAAGCCAATCCTCTAGCACAAGTCCTAAGTGCGGCTATGATGTTACGCTATGGGTTAAATCAGCCAGCAGCAGCAGACAGCATAGAAAACGCAGTGTTACAGGTTTTACAACAAGGCGATCGCACAGGAGATATTATGTCTCCAGGAATGAATCTTTTAGGGTGTCGAGCTATGGGTGACGCCTTACTGAACATTCTGGAAAAAAATAGTTAAATGGTCTATACAGTTAGATAGTCCATGAGGGAAAATTTAGCGTTACTTGCTAAAGGTTTCCGATAAACTAAGTAGGGAGGCATAATTATTTGTAGGATGGGTCGAGTAACGAGACCCGTGGTGTTGGGTTTCATACTTCAACCCAACCTACGTTAATCTTATATTTAATTCCACCCACCCACTTAAAACTAAATCTAACTCCATCTATATAATAACCAAAGGGTTCCAGTGTACCTTTCACAACCAGATCTCAATAATTTCAGTGTCCAACCCAACCAAACTGCTTTGATCGATCCCGCCGTGATTAAAGCAGCAGGACAAATTTATCACACCTATTCTCAAGTCCATCCAGAAATTATCGGTCAAGTATCAGGGGTGGCGATTAGTCGCACAACCTATAGGGGTAAGGTCATTTTTACCCAGCAACCAGTTCTTTTACCACAGGAATGTTTTATACCTTTACAACAAATAGAGTCTTATGTTTACTAACAAATACCAATAATCAACCCAACAGTTAATCACTGATATGATGCTAACTTTAGTGACTAGCAGTGTCGTTGTTTTATTATTGGGCGCATGCATTGGCAGCTTCATCAATGTGGTGGTTTACCGACTACCCAGGGGATTGTCATTACTATGGCCTCCTTCCCGTTGTCCTCACTGCTTGAACCAGCTGAAAGTATATCACAACTTGCCCATTTTAGGTTGGCTATGGCTAAGGGGAAAATGTGCTTATTGTCAAGGTGAAATTTCCCATCGTTATCCCCTGGTAGAGTTATTGACGGGAATAATATTTTTAATTGTATTTTGGGTATTTCAATTTTCACTGCCAACTATTGGCTATTGGGTTTTTTGTAGTTGGTTACTAGCCTTATCCTTAATAGACTGGGAGACAATGATCCTACCGAGTAGTCTGACTAAATCAGGACTGGTCTTGGGTTTAATATTTCAAACCACTTTAGGTTATGTAACACATAACACCTGGTCTGGGACCATTGGGCAGTTAATCTGGGGAATAGGTGGCATGGTTTTAGGTATATGGTTGTTTGACATTATTGCCAACTTGGGATTTGTGTTTTATGGCCAACCAGTTATGGGTGGTGGTGATGGTAAACTAGCAGCAATGATGGGTGCTTGGCTCGGTTGGCAATACTTATTAATAGCTAGTTTTATAGCCTGCTTTTCTGGGGTGTTAGTAGGTTTTGGGGCAATTATTGTCTCTGATGGTCAAATAGGACAAAAAATGCCCTTTGGACCATTTTTAGCCTGGGGAGCGCTGATTTCTATTTTTGGTGGTCAGGTCATCCTGGATCATTACCTACGCTTTGTACTATCCCATTCTTGAGGTGAAATGTATGTATTGTGATACTATTCAAAGAATATTCCAAACAACAAAACTATTACTGTAATTCACAATTTAAATTGACAGTTTAAATAGTTATAGCTAGAGTTATAAACTTCTTAAAAATCTGTCAAAGTGGTAAATCTGATCAAATCCCTTAACAAAAGTTCAACAACCATAAGATAACAATGGCAAACAACGAAGAATCACGCGGTTTAAAGTCTTTATTAGATTGGTTTGCGAATCGTCGTAAGTCCGGGAATACAAATCTGGATCGTCAAGAACGAGAAATAGCTGATGGATTGTGGCACAAATGTCCTGAATGTGGAGTTCTCTCCTATACAAAAGATCTCAAAGCTAATCAAATGGTTTGTGCTGAATGTAGTCATCATAATCGAGTCCATAGCGATGAACGCATTAGACAATTAATTGATGCCAATACCTGGACATCTATGGATGAAAACCTACGCCCCACAGATCCTTTAGGCTTTCGCGATCGCAAGCCCTATAGCGATCGCCTGCGAGAGACCCAGGAAAAAATCGGGTTAACGGACGCGGTCAAAACTGGATTAGGACAAATCAACGGTTTACCCATTGCCTTAGGAGTGATGGACTTCCGTTTTATGGGAGGGAGTATGGGTTCAGTGGTAGGAGAAAAACTAACCCGTTTAATAGAGCAAGCTACCCAAAGACGCTATCCGGTAGTGATAGTTTGTACATCTGGGGGTGCCAGAATGCAGGAGGGAATGTTATCTTTAATGCAAATGGCCAAAATTTCGGCTGCTCTCCAGCGTCATCAGGATGCTCGTTTACTATATATTCCCGTCTTGACCAATCCTACCACCGGTGGCGTTACCGCCAGTTTTGCCATGTTAGGGGATATAATTATTGCCGAACCCAAGGCCACCATTGGTTTTGCTGGTAGAAGGGTAATTGAACAAACCCTGCGGGAAAAACTCCCAGAAGACTTTCAGACCGCCGAGGATCTGCTAAAACACGGCTTTGTAGATGAAATTGTTCCCCGAACCCAGTTAAAGCATACCCTGACACAACTGATATCCTTACACCAACCCATGCCCATAGCAGTAAATATGGTTTTATTGGCTGGAACCTAAAATTGTTCGGGGGGTAGGATTATAGTCACAACCCCCACCCATCCATCATCTTTACAGCCATAAATCAAAAATTTCAAATCTCAAATCTTAAATCCAAGTACCTAAATGGTAAACTGATTCATGCTGATGTTAATGATAGCGAGGAGATTTTACCTAAGCTTATTCTCCCTAGTTTAAACTAAAGAATCAAAGTTTTAGTACTAGATAAATATCCGTGTTTTGTCTGTGCTCAAAAAAACTACTCGTATCTTAACTATCTTGATCATGACAAATTTCAAGGGGAAATATGTTTATAAGACTGATAAGCGTTGTTTTGGCTACTGTGTTGCTGTCGTTTCATCTGTTTATGGGTAGTGCAACCGCAGTAGAGCTAGATGAAGCCACCAGAACAGTCAAACTGAATGAAGCTGGTGATACAATAGTTATTAGCCCTAAGCAGTTACAAGAAGGAAAAAAGCTATTTCAGGATACATGCGCTCAATGTCATGCTGGTGGTGTAACTAAAACCAACCAGAATGTGGGTCTGGAACCAGAAGCTTTGGCGGGTGCTGTCCCAGCACGTGACAACATTGAAGGATTGGTGGCCTTTCTCAAGGAACCTAAAACTTACGATGGTGAACAGGATATATCGGAAATACATCCCGGTATCAAGAGCGCGGATATCTTTACGGAAATGAAAAACCTCACAGAGGATGATTTAAAAGGGATATCAGCCTACATTCTTATCCAACCCAAAGTCGTTGGTGCTCGCTGGGGTGGTGGTAAGATATACTACTAAACATCTCTAGTTAGTATTGTTCTATAATGCGCACACTTTTGTTTTGAAATAGTTTTG from Cylindrospermopsis curvispora GIHE-G1 harbors:
- the leuB gene encoding 3-isopropylmalate dehydrogenase; its protein translation is MTQKYSITLLPGDGIGPEIMEVAVDVLKLVGKQFKLNFQFETALIGGAAIDETGEPLPSHTLETCGRSDAVLLAAIGGYKWDSLPANKRPEAGLLGLRAGLELFANLRPAKIIPQLIGASTLKPEVVEGVDIMVVRELTGGIYFGKPKGIFTTETGEKRGVNTMVYSESEIERIGRVAFETAQKRGGKLCSVDKANVLEVSQLWREGMNKLAPEYPQVELSHLYVDNAAMQLVRSPKQFDTIVTGNLFGDILSDAAAMLTGSIGMLPSASLGSSGPGVYEPVHGSAPDIAGQDKANPLAQVLSAAMMLRYGLNQPAAADSIENAVLQVLQQGDRTGDIMSPGMNLLGCRAMGDALLNILEKNS
- the accD gene encoding acetyl-CoA carboxylase, carboxyltransferase subunit beta, which codes for MANNEESRGLKSLLDWFANRRKSGNTNLDRQEREIADGLWHKCPECGVLSYTKDLKANQMVCAECSHHNRVHSDERIRQLIDANTWTSMDENLRPTDPLGFRDRKPYSDRLRETQEKIGLTDAVKTGLGQINGLPIALGVMDFRFMGGSMGSVVGEKLTRLIEQATQRRYPVVIVCTSGGARMQEGMLSLMQMAKISAALQRHQDARLLYIPVLTNPTTGGVTASFAMLGDIIIAEPKATIGFAGRRVIEQTLREKLPEDFQTAEDLLKHGFVDEIVPRTQLKHTLTQLISLHQPMPIAVNMVLLAGT
- the psbV gene encoding photosystem II cytochrome c-550, which codes for MFIRLISVVLATVLLSFHLFMGSATAVELDEATRTVKLNEAGDTIVISPKQLQEGKKLFQDTCAQCHAGGVTKTNQNVGLEPEALAGAVPARDNIEGLVAFLKEPKTYDGEQDISEIHPGIKSADIFTEMKNLTEDDLKGISAYILIQPKVVGARWGGGKIYY
- a CDS encoding prepilin peptidase; the encoded protein is MLTLVTSSVVVLLLGACIGSFINVVVYRLPRGLSLLWPPSRCPHCLNQLKVYHNLPILGWLWLRGKCAYCQGEISHRYPLVELLTGIIFLIVFWVFQFSLPTIGYWVFCSWLLALSLIDWETMILPSSLTKSGLVLGLIFQTTLGYVTHNTWSGTIGQLIWGIGGMVLGIWLFDIIANLGFVFYGQPVMGGGDGKLAAMMGAWLGWQYLLIASFIACFSGVLVGFGAIIVSDGQIGQKMPFGPFLAWGALISIFGGQVILDHYLRFVLSHS